Proteins from one Dysgonomonas sp. HDW5A genomic window:
- a CDS encoding YncE family protein — translation MIKKNLLWSMLLFGATLIGFSSCSDDDNNDPDIPVVEFNGAYILNAGKYGGNYGALTYYDFGSKKVSNVFESANGIGLGDTGQDMIIYGSKTYVAVYGSGLIYVLDSNNKLLSTIKNDAASLLEKLQPRALESYKGKVYVTLFDGYLARIDTTTLAIDKRIAVGLNPEAVKAVNNKLYVANSGGMNYKNGYDNRVSIVDAELSSKKDITVAVNPCELKVDKYNNLYLVSRGNYGDVPNTLQQINTSTDAVTKLDEGRSYSVFPEGDKLYMLKKEYDANYNPSSSFTYYDIVNKKVVEQSFITDGTVIKDISFMKSESATGDVYILAANGTNNGDGYIFSSEGKLKSKFDTGAAYPIGIWFVNK, via the coding sequence ATGATAAAAAAGAATTTATTGTGGAGTATGCTCCTATTCGGAGCCACTCTAATCGGTTTTTCTTCTTGTAGTGATGATGATAACAATGATCCGGATATTCCTGTTGTAGAGTTTAATGGTGCTTATATCCTTAATGCCGGAAAATATGGCGGAAATTATGGAGCATTAACCTATTATGATTTTGGTTCGAAAAAAGTTTCAAATGTATTTGAATCCGCCAATGGTATAGGGCTGGGAGATACAGGTCAAGATATGATTATATATGGTAGCAAGACATATGTTGCGGTGTATGGTTCTGGTTTGATCTATGTTTTGGATAGCAATAATAAACTACTATCTACAATAAAAAATGATGCAGCAAGTCTTTTGGAAAAACTACAACCTCGTGCTCTTGAAAGCTATAAAGGAAAGGTGTATGTGACTTTATTTGATGGTTATTTAGCTCGTATTGATACTACAACATTAGCTATTGATAAACGCATAGCAGTTGGGCTTAATCCTGAGGCGGTAAAAGCTGTTAATAATAAGTTATATGTAGCCAATTCGGGAGGAATGAATTATAAAAATGGTTATGATAATAGAGTTTCTATTGTAGATGCAGAGTTGTCATCGAAGAAAGATATTACAGTTGCCGTAAATCCGTGTGAACTTAAAGTTGATAAATATAATAATTTATATTTAGTCTCTAGAGGTAATTATGGAGATGTGCCCAATACTCTTCAACAAATAAATACTAGTACAGATGCTGTAACTAAATTAGATGAAGGACGTTCGTATTCGGTATTTCCAGAAGGTGATAAACTATATATGTTGAAAAAAGAATATGATGCTAATTATAATCCATCGTCTTCATTTACATATTATGACATCGTAAATAAAAAAGTGGTAGAGCAAAGCTTTATTACCGATGGAACTGTAATAAAAGATATTAGCTTTATGAAATCTGAGTCTGCAACAGGCGATGTTTATATTTTAGCAGCTAATGGAACAAATAATGGGGATGGGTATATATTCTCATCGGAAGGAAAATTGAAATCTAAATTTGATACCGGAGCAGCTTATCCTATAGGTATCTGGTTTGTAAATAAATAA
- a CDS encoding type B 50S ribosomal protein L31, giving the protein MKKGIHPENYRPVVFKDMSNDEIIISRSTINARETIEVDGVTYPLIKLEITSSSHPFYTGKQKLVDTAGRVDKFMNRYAKRTQVKK; this is encoded by the coding sequence ATGAAAAAAGGTATTCATCCAGAAAACTACCGTCCAGTTGTTTTCAAAGATATGTCAAACGATGAAATTATAATTTCTCGTTCAACAATCAATGCAAGAGAAACTATTGAAGTAGACGGTGTTACTTATCCTCTAATCAAATTAGAAATCACTAGTTCGTCTCACCCATTCTACACAGGAAAACAAAAACTTGTGGATACTGCAGGACGTGTTGATAAGTTCATGAATCGTTACGCAAAACGCACACAAGTTAAAAAATAA
- a CDS encoding ABC transporter ATP-binding protein — translation MNKEPIISAQNLSIGYPKSRNRNTSVLYEDMSFKLYAGELTCLLGSNGAGKSTLLRTLTGLQLSLRGDILLQKRSIHKYSEQELSMLLGLVLTDKTVVGGLTVSELVGLGRYPYTGFFGRFTKEDHRIVEKAMYDVCILHKKDSYVSELSDGERQKVMIAKALAQECPIIILDEPTAFLDIVNRIEIMNLLHLIASTQNKTILLSTHDIELALTLADRLWLLARDKGLKCGVTEDIVLSDAINEYIGNESIVFDRETGRFVSENIIKKQIYLEAEGELYYWTKNFLLRKGYSLIDTPSCEFSIKLLTRTQIVVTQNNQEERISSFEELDLWLKQ, via the coding sequence ATGAACAAAGAACCTATTATATCAGCTCAGAATCTGAGTATTGGATATCCTAAGTCCCGTAATAGGAATACTTCGGTATTGTATGAAGATATGTCTTTTAAGCTATATGCTGGAGAGTTGACTTGTCTGTTAGGTTCTAATGGTGCAGGCAAATCTACCTTATTACGTACGCTTACAGGACTTCAATTATCACTGAGAGGAGATATATTATTACAGAAAAGAAGTATACATAAGTATTCGGAACAAGAACTATCAATGCTTTTAGGATTGGTATTAACCGATAAAACAGTTGTTGGAGGATTAACCGTTTCCGAACTTGTTGGTCTAGGGCGATATCCTTATACTGGATTCTTTGGTCGATTCACAAAAGAAGATCATAGAATTGTGGAGAAGGCAATGTATGATGTTTGCATTCTACATAAAAAAGATTCGTATGTTTCGGAACTGTCAGATGGTGAACGTCAAAAAGTGATGATTGCAAAGGCTCTGGCACAAGAATGCCCGATTATAATTCTGGATGAACCAACGGCTTTTCTGGATATTGTTAATCGTATTGAGATAATGAATTTATTGCATCTTATAGCCTCTACACAAAACAAAACGATTTTATTATCTACCCATGATATCGAGTTGGCTCTTACATTAGCAGACCGTTTATGGTTATTGGCCAGAGATAAAGGCTTGAAATGTGGGGTTACAGAAGATATCGTTCTTTCAGATGCTATTAATGAATATATTGGTAATGAATCAATTGTATTTGATAGAGAAACAGGACGCTTTGTCTCCGAAAATATTATCAAAAAGCAGATATATTTAGAAGCAGAAGGTGAATTGTATTATTGGACGAAGAATTTTTTGTTACGAAAAGGTTATTCTCTGATAGATACTCCTTCATGTGAATTTTCTATAAAATTACTAACGCGAACTCAGATAGTAGTTACTCAAAATAATCAAGAGGAAAGAATTTCCTCTTTTGAGGAATTAGATCTTTGGTTGAAACAGTAA
- a CDS encoding TonB-dependent siderophore receptor has protein sequence MNYSYFLVVFSVFQLFFLGINAQSKDSVQTHQIDEVVVTAQIKPSASLSTNLIQTLSESDIDKTGVLSVSDAVRRFSGVVVKDFGGIGGMKTVAIRGIGSEHTAVLYDGIIVSNAQSGQVDIGRFSLDNIAMLSLTVGQSDDIFRTAKASASVGVLSITTREPSFTDKRYSFHTQLVAGSWGQFNPYLYYAYKLNKKFSFSLDGSWQRADGKYSYERKNVDEVIREKRQNTDVDIKRTELNIFGELTKSQKLSVKAYYFDSERGLPGAIILYYNNSNQRLWDRNFFTQAKYINYINDKFNWQIQGKYGHAYTRYIDKDAKYPDGILEDIYKQDELYLTSTLLYNLDKTISFSFAQDYSYNTLTANFSGFAEPNRSTSLTSLSAKYDDRNLTVIANLLGTYMSESVVVGSKPDNRKRLSPSLSLSYRPFNSTGLRVRASYKDIFRVPSFNDLYYHRMGNTSLRPEKTQQYNLGLTWSNSFSEFFNYFSIAADVYRNNVKDKIVIYPAMFESKVVNLGKVKITGLDLNVNTHFEINNKLNLQVSGSYTYQKAIDITDPEDKNYRDQIQYTPEHSGAGSLTLENPWVNFGYSFIASGKTYAEPQNIERNRIEGYVDHTITLNRTFQQGRYKFRIQGDIANLANKTYYIIKDYPMPGRSYRILVRMNF, from the coding sequence ATGAATTACTCTTATTTTCTGGTTGTTTTTTCTGTCTTTCAGCTTTTTTTCTTAGGAATAAATGCTCAGAGTAAAGATTCTGTACAAACACATCAGATTGATGAAGTAGTTGTAACTGCACAGATTAAACCATCAGCTTCTCTTTCGACCAACCTAATCCAAACCTTATCGGAATCAGATATAGACAAGACCGGAGTACTATCTGTTTCGGACGCTGTGCGTCGTTTCTCGGGAGTTGTCGTAAAAGATTTTGGAGGTATTGGAGGTATGAAAACAGTGGCTATCAGAGGTATTGGTTCTGAGCATACTGCAGTTTTATATGATGGAATCATTGTAAGCAATGCACAATCAGGACAAGTTGATATCGGAAGATTTTCATTGGATAATATTGCGATGCTATCATTGACAGTGGGGCAATCCGATGATATTTTCAGGACAGCCAAGGCTTCGGCTTCTGTTGGAGTATTAAGTATTACTACCAGAGAACCCTCTTTTACGGATAAAAGATATTCATTCCACACACAATTGGTTGCCGGATCATGGGGGCAATTTAATCCTTATTTATACTATGCATATAAATTGAATAAGAAATTTTCTTTTTCTCTCGATGGCAGTTGGCAAAGGGCAGATGGCAAGTATAGCTATGAAAGAAAAAATGTAGATGAAGTAATAAGGGAAAAAAGACAAAATACCGATGTCGATATTAAACGTACTGAGCTGAATATATTTGGCGAGTTAACCAAATCACAAAAACTGTCTGTAAAAGCATATTATTTTGATTCGGAAAGAGGATTGCCGGGAGCCATTATATTGTATTACAATAATAGTAATCAGCGTTTGTGGGATCGAAACTTCTTCACTCAGGCAAAATATATCAACTACATTAATGATAAGTTTAATTGGCAGATACAAGGTAAGTACGGACATGCGTATACACGTTATATCGATAAGGACGCAAAATATCCCGATGGTATATTAGAGGATATATATAAACAAGACGAATTATATCTTACAAGTACATTACTATATAATCTGGATAAAACAATCTCTTTTTCTTTTGCTCAAGATTATAGTTATAATACATTGACTGCTAATTTCTCGGGTTTTGCGGAACCTAACAGATCGACTTCGCTAACTTCTTTATCTGCAAAGTATGATGATAGGAATCTTACGGTTATTGCTAATTTATTAGGAACTTATATGAGCGAGAGTGTGGTTGTGGGGAGTAAGCCTGACAATAGAAAGAGATTGTCTCCTTCGCTCAGTTTATCTTACCGACCATTTAACTCTACAGGTCTTAGAGTGAGAGCTTCTTATAAAGATATATTTAGAGTTCCTTCGTTTAATGACCTTTATTACCATCGAATGGGTAATACGAGTCTGCGTCCCGAAAAAACACAGCAATATAATTTAGGATTAACCTGGTCAAATTCATTCTCAGAATTCTTCAATTATTTCAGTATAGCAGCAGATGTTTATCGTAACAATGTAAAAGATAAGATAGTGATTTATCCAGCTATGTTTGAATCGAAGGTCGTTAATCTAGGAAAAGTGAAAATTACAGGACTTGATCTTAATGTAAATACTCATTTTGAGATTAATAATAAATTAAACCTTCAGGTATCAGGCAGCTATACCTATCAGAAGGCAATAGATATAACCGATCCGGAGGATAAGAATTATAGAGATCAGATACAGTATACTCCAGAACATTCAGGTGCGGGATCGCTGACTCTCGAAAACCCTTGGGTTAATTTCGGATATTCATTTATAGCAAGTGGGAAAACATATGCAGAGCCACAGAATATCGAAAGAAACCGCATTGAAGGTTATGTTGACCATACTATTACATTAAACAGGACATTTCAACAGGGAAGATATAAGTTTCGTATACAAGGAGATATTGCCAATTTAGCAAATAAAACATATTATATAATAAAAGATTATCCTATGCCCGGCCGTTCTTATAGGATATTAGTAAGAATGAATTTTTAA
- a CDS encoding lactonase family protein: MLKKVVAIFSFACLVIGCANKNTNNANADNQSMDQIEKSNTEMYMLVGTYTSGESKGIYVYKLDTVTGTSKYVSEINVDNPSYLVLDQSEKFVYSVTEDDGIETSVANAFSFDKKDGKLSFINKQLTGGGAPCYISIDANGKHVITANYLGGSLTYFSVNEKGGLEPASEVISFSGKGIDSERQKQSYIHCVQFTPDGKYLFADDLGTDKIHKFNVNETSDKYLSVGTPAAFNIKAGSGPRHLKFHPNNKYAYLITELSGDVIAFSYNDGNLSEIQTIKADTLNAKGSGDIGITPNGKFLYASNRLKGDGLAIFSINESDGKLTKIGYQSTGIHPRNFAITPNGKLLLVACRDSDVIQVFKINESTGLLENTEHDITLDMPVCVKFASVQ, encoded by the coding sequence ATGCTAAAAAAAGTTGTAGCTATATTCTCTTTTGCTTGTCTTGTTATAGGATGTGCAAATAAAAATACAAACAATGCTAATGCTGATAATCAGTCTATGGATCAAATTGAAAAGAGTAATACGGAAATGTATATGCTGGTAGGCACCTATACTTCGGGAGAAAGTAAAGGTATTTATGTTTATAAGTTAGATACTGTTACGGGTACATCTAAATATGTGAGTGAAATAAATGTGGATAACCCTTCTTATTTAGTGTTGGATCAATCGGAAAAGTTTGTTTATTCAGTAACAGAAGATGATGGTATTGAAACATCTGTAGCCAATGCTTTTTCTTTTGACAAGAAGGACGGGAAATTATCTTTCATTAATAAGCAGTTGACAGGTGGAGGTGCTCCTTGTTATATAAGTATTGATGCAAATGGGAAACACGTTATTACGGCTAATTATTTAGGAGGTAGTCTTACTTATTTTTCGGTGAATGAAAAGGGTGGATTGGAGCCCGCTTCCGAGGTGATTAGTTTTTCAGGAAAAGGAATTGATTCTGAACGTCAAAAACAATCTTATATTCACTGTGTACAATTTACTCCTGATGGAAAGTATTTGTTTGCAGATGATTTGGGTACGGATAAGATTCATAAGTTTAATGTAAATGAAACAAGTGATAAGTATTTATCGGTGGGTACACCTGCTGCATTTAATATAAAAGCTGGATCAGGGCCTCGTCATCTCAAATTTCACCCTAATAATAAATATGCGTATTTAATTACAGAACTTTCAGGCGATGTTATTGCTTTCAGTTATAATGATGGAAACTTAAGTGAAATACAAACCATCAAGGCTGATACATTGAATGCAAAAGGAAGTGGAGATATCGGAATTACTCCTAATGGTAAGTTCTTGTATGCCTCTAATAGATTGAAAGGTGATGGCTTAGCTATATTCTCAATAAACGAATCAGATGGAAAACTGACTAAAATAGGGTATCAATCAACAGGTATTCATCCTCGTAATTTTGCAATAACTCCCAATGGTAAATTATTGTTGGTTGCTTGTCGTGATAGTGATGTAATTCAAGTTTTTAAAATTAATGAGAGTACAGGGCTATTGGAGAATACAGAGCATGATATAACCTTAGATATGCCTGTTTGCGTGAAATTTGCCTCAGTACAATAA
- a CDS encoding MBOAT family protein yields the protein MLTYLESYFSLSSDQIRSWFEYDPSNPLLFSTSLFLGFFLIFYLVYILTKKYAHFRTVYVFLFSIFFYYKAGGVYFILLILSALINYILSEVMDLSPKKSIRKSILTITVVLNLLVLAYYKYTNFFIDNLNDLFHGNFQLQHIILPVGISFFTFQAISYSIDLYRRELKPAKNVLDFAFYLSFFPQLVAGPIVRAKEFLPQMYQEISLSKKEAGLALFLIITGLIKKSVISDYISLNFVDRIFDSPLSYTPFETLMAAYGYTLQIYCDFSGYSDMAIGIALLMGFKLPENFRTPYKSLSVTEFWRRWHITLSRWLRDYLYIPLGGNRKGKFRTYINLFLTMLIGGLWHGAAWKYIAWGALHGGALAVERLFRQFVKLPEKNILVNLFCGLLTFHFVAFCWIFFRAADFGVARTVIENITRLEYNPEAWLTVIQAYRNVFILIFAGFILHFTPKRLSDMVEMCFLKLPYIGRAIIVGGVFWLVYATASSSTQPFIYFQF from the coding sequence GTGTTAACTTATTTAGAATCTTATTTTTCTCTTTCGAGCGATCAAATACGATCGTGGTTTGAGTATGACCCAAGCAATCCGCTTTTATTTAGCACCAGTTTGTTTCTTGGATTTTTTCTGATCTTTTATTTGGTATATATCTTAACAAAGAAGTATGCACATTTTCGAACCGTGTATGTCTTTTTGTTTTCTATATTCTTTTATTATAAAGCAGGTGGAGTATATTTTATACTGTTGATATTATCAGCCCTGATTAATTATATTTTGTCAGAGGTGATGGACCTGTCTCCGAAGAAAAGTATCCGAAAATCAATTCTCACAATAACGGTCGTTCTCAACTTGCTGGTGTTGGCGTATTACAAGTATACCAACTTCTTTATCGATAATTTGAATGATTTATTTCACGGGAACTTTCAGTTACAGCATATTATTCTTCCTGTAGGGATATCTTTCTTTACCTTTCAGGCAATAAGTTATTCAATTGATTTGTATAGAAGGGAATTAAAGCCGGCAAAGAATGTGTTGGACTTTGCTTTCTATCTCTCTTTCTTCCCTCAGTTGGTCGCAGGCCCTATTGTTAGGGCAAAAGAGTTTTTACCTCAAATGTATCAAGAGATAAGCTTATCGAAAAAAGAGGCCGGGTTAGCTTTATTTCTGATAATCACAGGACTCATTAAAAAATCAGTAATCTCCGATTATATTTCATTGAATTTTGTCGATCGTATTTTTGATAGTCCCCTGAGTTATACCCCATTTGAAACCTTAATGGCTGCTTATGGATATACTCTGCAAATATATTGCGATTTTTCGGGTTACTCGGATATGGCTATTGGTATAGCATTATTAATGGGATTCAAGCTTCCCGAAAATTTCCGAACACCTTATAAATCGCTTTCTGTGACAGAATTCTGGCGTCGGTGGCATATTACACTATCAAGGTGGTTGAGAGATTATTTATATATTCCATTAGGCGGGAACCGCAAAGGGAAATTCCGCACTTATATTAATCTTTTTCTGACAATGCTTATTGGAGGACTTTGGCATGGTGCTGCTTGGAAATATATTGCTTGGGGTGCATTACATGGTGGAGCTTTAGCTGTAGAACGTCTGTTTAGGCAGTTTGTAAAGCTTCCTGAAAAAAATATTCTGGTCAATTTATTTTGTGGATTACTAACATTTCACTTCGTTGCTTTTTGTTGGATTTTCTTTAGGGCAGCAGATTTCGGTGTCGCAAGAACCGTTATCGAAAATATTACGAGGCTTGAATATAATCCCGAAGCATGGTTAACTGTAATTCAAGCATACAGGAATGTGTTCATCCTGATTTTTGCAGGTTTTATATTACACTTTACACCTAAACGCTTAAGTGATATGGTCGAAATGTGCTTTCTGAAACTTCCATACATCGGAAGAGCTATTATCGTAGGAGGAGTATTTTGGTTGGTGTATGCAACTGCTTCAAGCAGTACACAACCCTTTATCTATTTCCAATTTTAA
- a CDS encoding energy transducer TonB — translation MEKFIYITLFSFIFINLNAQISILNKEIVSETKKDTLSIYTSAEVMPQFPGGDVEMMKYIGRNLRYPSSDLSELIDNGRINVRFVVRKTGKIDNITMRTPLAKAFEAEVVRFMQNMPKWIPGKMNGENVDCYYTLPILIHFQTK, via the coding sequence ATGGAAAAGTTTATTTATATTACTTTATTCTCCTTTATCTTTATTAATCTAAATGCTCAGATAAGTATATTGAATAAAGAAATTGTTTCTGAGACAAAAAAAGATACACTTAGTATATACACTAGTGCAGAAGTCATGCCTCAATTTCCGGGAGGAGATGTCGAGATGATGAAATATATTGGTCGGAATTTAAGATATCCAAGCTCTGATCTATCAGAATTAATTGATAATGGACGGATCAATGTTCGTTTCGTGGTCAGAAAAACAGGGAAAATTGATAATATAACAATGCGAACACCATTAGCTAAAGCTTTTGAAGCAGAGGTTGTTCGATTTATGCAAAATATGCCTAAATGGATACCCGGCAAAATGAATGGTGAAAATGTAGACTGTTATTATACACTTCCTATTCTAATTCATTTTCAGACAAAATAA
- a CDS encoding iron ABC transporter permease gives MKTNHLAKYIVPLLIGIIILFFANLFVGSVKIPFQAILDILTGGEVVKKSWEHIVLEVRLPQAITALFTGGGIAVSGLLLQTAFRNPLADAGILGISAGAGLGVAIVILLFGGIVGNTVGFSLSASMTVVAGAFVGAGLILLIIIGFASIVKNNIMLLIIGIMVGYLTSSVISLLKYWSTSEQVFSYMIWGMGDFSGVSMAQLPFYCITVSIGLVLSILLVKPLNALLLGERYAANLGVNIKRIRFLLLVCAGILTAVTTAYCGPISFIGLAVPHIARLMLGTSNHKFLLPMTILLGTFMALLCNLISVIPGSAGLIPLNAITPIFGAPVIIYVIVNQKKIQYFN, from the coding sequence TTGAAAACGAATCACCTTGCTAAATATATTGTTCCTCTGTTGATAGGGATTATTATTCTGTTTTTTGCAAATTTGTTTGTCGGATCAGTTAAGATACCATTTCAAGCTATTCTTGATATTTTGACAGGTGGTGAAGTTGTGAAAAAATCATGGGAGCATATTGTTCTCGAAGTGCGTTTACCTCAGGCTATTACAGCTTTGTTTACAGGGGGAGGAATAGCTGTTTCGGGTTTATTGTTACAGACCGCCTTTCGTAATCCATTAGCTGATGCTGGAATCTTAGGTATTAGTGCGGGTGCAGGACTGGGGGTTGCTATAGTGATACTATTGTTTGGTGGTATAGTAGGCAATACTGTGGGGTTTAGCTTGTCTGCTTCTATGACCGTTGTTGCCGGAGCTTTTGTTGGTGCCGGATTGATTCTTCTTATCATTATTGGCTTTGCGTCTATTGTAAAGAATAATATAATGCTGCTGATCATAGGTATTATGGTTGGTTATCTTACTTCTTCGGTTATTTCTTTATTAAAATACTGGAGTACGAGCGAACAAGTCTTTTCATATATGATTTGGGGTATGGGCGATTTTTCGGGTGTGTCCATGGCTCAGTTGCCCTTTTACTGCATAACGGTTTCAATCGGATTAGTATTGTCGATTTTATTAGTAAAACCTCTAAACGCATTGTTATTAGGAGAGAGGTATGCTGCAAATTTAGGAGTGAATATTAAGAGAATACGTTTTCTATTGTTAGTTTGTGCAGGTATATTGACCGCTGTTACTACAGCCTATTGCGGTCCTATCTCTTTTATAGGGCTGGCTGTTCCTCATATTGCACGTCTTATGCTGGGAACTTCTAATCATAAGTTTTTATTGCCCATGACTATACTTTTGGGTACATTTATGGCCTTATTATGCAACCTGATCAGTGTTATTCCCGGATCGGCAGGATTGATTCCTTTGAATGCAATTACGCCTATTTTTGGAGCCCCTGTAATTATCTATGTAATTGTCAACCAAAAGAAAATTCAATACTTCAACTAA
- a CDS encoding YncE family protein has translation MKSRILFFSTLVFTVLFIFSSCSDDDKNDNITPPQLVPNGAYVINSGGKGNNAASITYYDLDSKQVRTGIFESVNGIGLGDTGESMIVYGNKIYVAVYNSGIIYVLDKNCKILSTIQSETADKIQPREFEAYNGKVYVSLYEGYLARIDTTTMKIDKKIAVGPNPESVKAANNKIYVANSGGMNSKNGYNNTVSVVDPELTSSKEIEVGMNPQEFKMDKYNNLYLISRGNYKTDETAVPNKLQQINTTTDKVTVLEEGHSFLMFPYGDKLYLVNKVYVNSIPVSTVSCYNITEKKVVEENFITDGTVISDISGIEFEPASGDIYVLAANKKNNGDVYVFSSAGKLQNKFDTGGSYPMGISFIKK, from the coding sequence ATGAAATCAAGAATACTTTTTTTTAGTACGTTAGTTTTTACAGTTTTATTTATTTTCTCATCATGTAGCGATGATGATAAGAATGATAATATAACTCCTCCTCAGTTAGTTCCTAATGGAGCATATGTTATTAATAGTGGAGGAAAAGGAAACAATGCAGCAAGCATTACATATTATGATTTAGATTCGAAACAAGTTAGAACCGGCATTTTTGAATCGGTAAATGGAATAGGTCTGGGCGATACCGGCGAAAGTATGATTGTGTATGGCAATAAAATATATGTTGCAGTTTATAACTCCGGGATTATTTATGTCTTGGATAAGAATTGTAAAATATTAAGTACTATACAAAGTGAGACGGCAGATAAGATCCAGCCACGCGAATTCGAAGCATATAATGGAAAAGTATATGTGAGTCTTTATGAAGGATATTTAGCCCGAATTGATACCACAACTATGAAGATCGACAAGAAGATTGCTGTAGGACCTAATCCGGAGAGTGTAAAAGCTGCTAATAATAAAATTTATGTAGCAAATTCAGGAGGTATGAATTCTAAAAACGGCTATAATAATACTGTTTCAGTAGTAGACCCTGAGTTAACTTCATCAAAGGAAATAGAAGTAGGTATGAATCCTCAGGAGTTTAAAATGGATAAATACAATAATTTATACCTGATCTCAAGAGGTAATTATAAAACGGATGAAACGGCTGTACCTAATAAACTGCAACAAATAAATACTACAACAGATAAAGTTACCGTATTGGAAGAAGGGCACTCATTTTTGATGTTTCCTTATGGCGATAAGTTGTATTTGGTGAATAAAGTATATGTAAACAGTATTCCGGTATCAACCGTAAGTTGCTATAATATTACAGAGAAAAAAGTTGTAGAAGAAAATTTTATAACAGATGGTACTGTAATATCGGATATATCGGGAATTGAATTTGAGCCTGCATCGGGTGATATATATGTATTAGCTGCCAATAAAAAGAATAATGGAGATGTGTATGTATTCTCTTCAGCAGGCAAATTACAAAACAAATTTGATACAGGAGGATCATATCCTATGGGTATCTCTTTTATAAAGAAATAA
- a CDS encoding ABC transporter substrate-binding protein produces MRHSIILLFVSVLLVSCSGNGNKASVESVNNAVDTVYTVEYAKGFTVKKYAEYKEVTVVDPWDSTRILQRYILVDKNKALPSNLPQGTVIRTPLSSVVAYSTIHCATLNEIGVLSTVKGVCEPRYIDIDYIQDGIKKGTIADLGQAANPVIEKIVDVDPEAIFATPIQGRTYGSIDKAGIPVIETPDYMEPLPLGRAEWIRFYSLFFDKESQVDSLFNNTVSNYNAIKDKLASVKDKPSVFIDLMYGNVWYTSGGGSFISRMLSDAGATYIWSDDDKVASTPLAFEQVLDKAGDAQYWLIKYNQPHDLTYTSLEKEYKPYSYFSAFKNRNIYGCNAGKKSYYEDLPIHPDYILEDFAYIFHPDLFPDYIPRYYSKMEE; encoded by the coding sequence ATGAGACATTCTATAATTTTATTATTTGTTTCGGTCTTATTGGTCTCTTGTTCCGGTAACGGTAACAAAGCATCTGTTGAGTCTGTAAATAATGCTGTTGATACAGTTTATACAGTAGAATATGCCAAAGGATTTACAGTCAAAAAGTATGCTGAGTATAAGGAAGTAACAGTTGTTGATCCTTGGGACTCTACCCGAATCTTACAGCGATATATTCTCGTAGATAAAAACAAGGCTCTACCTTCAAACTTGCCTCAAGGTACGGTTATTAGAACACCATTAAGTAGTGTGGTAGCTTATTCAACTATTCACTGTGCGACCTTAAATGAAATAGGAGTTCTTAGTACTGTGAAAGGGGTTTGCGAACCTCGGTATATTGATATAGATTATATTCAGGACGGAATAAAGAAGGGTACAATAGCCGATTTAGGACAGGCAGCTAATCCTGTTATCGAAAAGATTGTAGACGTTGATCCCGAAGCTATTTTTGCTACACCTATACAAGGGCGTACTTACGGGAGTATTGATAAAGCCGGCATACCCGTCATAGAAACTCCGGATTATATGGAACCTCTACCTCTTGGGCGTGCTGAATGGATTCGGTTTTATTCTTTATTTTTTGACAAAGAATCACAAGTTGATTCATTATTTAATAATACCGTAAGCAATTATAATGCAATCAAGGATAAACTGGCGTCGGTCAAAGACAAGCCTTCCGTATTTATAGACCTTATGTATGGAAATGTTTGGTATACTTCCGGTGGAGGTAGTTTTATTTCCAGAATGTTAAGTGACGCAGGTGCGACTTACATTTGGTCGGATGATGATAAAGTTGCTTCTACACCATTGGCTTTTGAGCAGGTATTGGACAAGGCAGGAGATGCACAGTATTGGTTGATAAAATATAATCAGCCTCATGATTTGACATATACTTCACTGGAAAAAGAATACAAGCCATATTCTTATTTCTCAGCTTTTAAAAATCGGAATATTTACGGTTGTAATGCCGGAAAAAAATCGTATTATGAAGACCTTCCTATACATCCCGATTATATATTAGAGGATTTTGCATATATTTTTCATCCTGACCTTTTTCCGGATTATATTCCTCGCTATTATAGTAAGATGGAAGAATAA